One window of the Etheostoma spectabile isolate EspeVRDwgs_2016 unplaced genomic scaffold, UIUC_Espe_1.0 scaffold00001763, whole genome shotgun sequence genome contains the following:
- the LOC116675295 gene encoding leucine-zipper-like transcriptional regulator 1 homolog isoform X2 yields MVAHEGFLYVFGGMLDSAYNEQRCPLWVFDIAKQKWVPCQGKTSSPQSRMPTNRKGHSAVLLGSAMLLYGGLLDIKGSSQDFWSLDFDSMAWSLLNGSQQQGPLGPAPDTATQPWAATAACTYSGA; encoded by the exons ATGGTGGCTCATGAG GGCTTCCTGTACGTGTTTGGAGGCATGCTGGATTCTGCGTACAACGAGCAGAGATGCCCCCTCTGGGTATTTGACATCG CGAAGCAGAAGTGGGTGCCCTGCCAGGGAAAGACCAGCTCCCCCCAG AGCCGAATGCCAACCAACAGAAAGGGACACAGTGCTGTGCTGCTCGGGTCTGCCATGCTGCTGTATGGAGGGTTATTGGACATCAAAGGATCCTCGCAGGACTTTTGGAGTTTGGATTTTG attcCATGGCTTGGTCTCTGCTGAATGGCTCCCAGCAGCAGGGCCCTTTGGGCCCGGCCCCAGACACAGCCACTCAGCCGTGGGCAGCCACGGCTGCATGTACCTATTCGGGGGCCTGA
- the LOC116675295 gene encoding actin-fragmin kinase isoform X1 produces the protein MQAMSHSSPCLWTRLLQDSQAPCDRYKHACCSYGGHVYILGGRDSSTLRDFWRYSVVCDEWTELNCTSDAAPEELEGHSMVAHEGFLYVFGGMLDSAYNEQRCPLWVFDIAKQKWVPCQGKTSSPQSRMPTNRKGHSAVLLGSAMLLYGGLLDIKGSSQDFWSLDFDSMAWSLLNGSQQQGPLGPAPDTATQPWAATAACTYSGA, from the exons ATGCAAGCTATGAGTCACAGTAGTCCTTGCCTGTGGACTCGGCTCCTCCAGGACAGCCAGGCCCCATGTGACCGCTACAAGCATGCCTGCTGCAGCTACGGTGGACATGTCTACATCCTGGGAGGGAGAGACAGCAGCACTTTGAGGGACTTCTGGAGGTACAGCGTGG TTTGTGACGAGTGGACAGAGTTAAACTGCACCAGTGATGCTGCACCAGAAGAACTAGAAGGACATTCTATGGTGGCTCATGAG GGCTTCCTGTACGTGTTTGGAGGCATGCTGGATTCTGCGTACAACGAGCAGAGATGCCCCCTCTGGGTATTTGACATCG CGAAGCAGAAGTGGGTGCCCTGCCAGGGAAAGACCAGCTCCCCCCAG AGCCGAATGCCAACCAACAGAAAGGGACACAGTGCTGTGCTGCTCGGGTCTGCCATGCTGCTGTATGGAGGGTTATTGGACATCAAAGGATCCTCGCAGGACTTTTGGAGTTTGGATTTTG attcCATGGCTTGGTCTCTGCTGAATGGCTCCCAGCAGCAGGGCCCTTTGGGCCCGGCCCCAGACACAGCCACTCAGCCGTGGGCAGCCACGGCTGCATGTACCTATTCGGGGGCCTGA